A single window of Salmo salar chromosome ssa21, Ssal_v3.1, whole genome shotgun sequence DNA harbors:
- the LOC123729593 gene encoding EEF1A lysine methyltransferase 1-like, whose protein sequence is MSYSRIACLSTPSVYQKLKQRLVEGSDRTSAVVLEYDHTFDTYGQEFIFYDYNEPLALPEDVAPQSFDIILADPPYLSEDCLTKVAQTVKYLAKGKEPSWRSMQTNLWV, encoded by the exons ATGTCATATTCGAGGATAGCCTGTCTGAGCACACCTAGTGTGTACCAGAAGCTGAAGCAGCGGCTGGTGGAGGGCTCTGACCGTACATCGGCTGTGGTTCTAGAGTATGACCATACATTCGACACCTACGGCCAAGAGTTCATCTTCTATGACTACAACGAGCCCCTCGCGCTCCCAGAGGACGTGGCCCCACAGAGTTTTGACATCATCCTAGCTGACCCTCCCTACCTGTCAGAGGATTGCCTCACCAAGGTCGCCCAGACTGTCAAGTACCTGGCCAAGGGCAAG GAACCATCATGGAGAAGCATGCAGACAAACTTATGGGTCTGA